A DNA window from Helianthus annuus cultivar XRQ/B chromosome 15, HanXRQr2.0-SUNRISE, whole genome shotgun sequence contains the following coding sequences:
- the LOC110914508 gene encoding uncharacterized protein LOC110914508: MATSLEKAIERYIDGLPDSVQDIVTDFKDTSAIKPRSYADSVVAANNKQVNFRTLVSPVVQDGCDVVLSRESVKLVQDRLANTLYGYFLGDRVAYPVVEYFVKNNWKKFGLQKSMMNANGFFFFKFANKEGMLNVLKEGPWIIRSQPLFLSVWSPTAKLEKKEVEKILVWVKIHDVPIVAYTEDGLSMIATTIGEPKLLDSYTTSMCTDAWGRSSYARALIEISAENAFKEKVVIAVPEPEGEGFSKVVLSVEYEWSPPRCAHCKVFGHSDDSCPSQPKRAPKGPITGQNKQEGSNSRKQVKQPAVDKEGFTDVERKKAARKSGFPVNKQKQKFEYRPIGSKPQGGATTTGPPPSVKTHNPFEVLSDTGKNVGKNGEAQHDQQESDEEEGDGLTKFTELN, encoded by the exons atggcTACCTCACTCGAGAAGGCtatcgagaggtatatcgatggccTGCCTGACTCCGTAcaagacattgttactg ATTTCAAGGATACCTCAGCAATAAAGCCGAGGTCTTATGCTGATTCTGTTGTGGCAGCCAACAACAAACAGGTTAATTTCAGAACTCTGGTAAGTCCGGTGGTGCAGGATGGTTGTGATGTGGTGCTGTCTCGGGAATCGGTTAAGCTGGTTCAAGATCGATTAGCTAATACTCTGTATGGGTATTTTTTGGGGGATCGTGTGGCTTATCCGGTGGTTGAATATTTTGTGAAAAACAATTGGAAGAAGTTTGGTTTGCAAAAGTCTatgatgaatgcaaacgggtttttctttttcaaatttgcgAACAAAGAAGGTATGTTGAATGTTCTTAAAGAGGGACCCTGGATTATTCGTTCTCAACCTCTCTTCCTTAGTGTGTGGTCGCCTACTGCAAAACTAGAGAAGAAGGAAGTTGAAAAGATTCTAGTTTGGGTTAAAATTCATGATGTTCCCATAGTTGCCTATACAGAAGATGGTTTGAGTATGATTGCTACAACTATTGGTGAACCGAAATTGTTGGATTCGTATACTACCTCAATGTGCACGGATGCGTGGGGTAGGAGCAGCTATGCGAGAGCCTTGATTGAGATCTCAGCTGAAAATGCCTTTAAAGAGAAAGTTGTTATTGCGGTGCCTGAGCCAGAAGGTGAAGGCTTTAGTAAAGTGGTTTTGTCGGTTGAATATGAATGGAGTCCTCCTAGGTGTGCTCATTGTAAGGTGTTTGGTCATTCTGATGATTCATGCCCGAGTCAGCCTAAGAGGGCTCCTAAGGGGCCGATCACTGGCCAGAACAAACAAGAGGGAAGCAATTCCCGGAAGCAAGTGAAACAGCCGGCTGTAGACAAAGAGGGATTTACGGATGTGGAGCGCAAAAAAGCGGCTAGGAAATCAGGGTTTCCTGTTAATAAGCAGAAGCAGAAATTCGAGTATCGGCCGATTGGTTCCAAGCCGCAGGGTGGGGCTACTACCACAGGTCCGCCACCTAGTGTCAAAACGCACAATCCGTTTGAAGTTCTTTCGGATACGGGTAAGAATGTAGGTAAAAATGGTGAAGCTCAGCATGACCagcaggaatcggatgaggaggag GGTGACGGTCTAACTAAGTTTACTGAACTTAACTGA